DNA sequence from the Streptomyces tsukubensis genome:
TCGTCGATGCGATCACCATGCCCATGCCGAAGCAGCCGAGCGCCCAGGTGATCGCCAGCGTCCAGACCGGGACGGCGTCGATGAGTACGGTCGGGGCCGCGGCGATCGCCAGACCGCACAGCACCATGCCCGTGGCCATCAGCTTCTCGCGGTACGGCTCCATCCGCGGGCGCGACTGGAGGAACGAACCCGCCGCCCAGGTCAGCCCGCCCGCCGCCAGGGAGAAGCCCGCCATCGTCGGGGAGAGGCCGCGCTGGGTCACCAGCATCAGCGGAATGAACGACTCCGCGGCGATGAACGAACCGGCCGCCACACCCCGCAGCAGCACCACCGACGGCAGTCCGCGCGCCGCCCGGTACGTGCCCTTCGGCAGCAGCCCCAGGACCGCGGGCACCAGCAGCGCCGCACCGGCCGCGGCCGGGATCAGCGACAGCCAGACCAGGTCCTGGGCCGAGTACTGGAGCAGTCCCGCGCCGATGGAGATGGCCAGCGCCAGCCGGATCCGGTGGCGGTCGAAGGGCGCCCGCGGCGCCGACGGGTCGGCCGGGCCCGCTGTCATCCGCCGGATCGCGGGCAGTGCCAGCGCCAGCGGGAAGACCACGAGCGCCGGAATGCCGAGGAACACCCAGCGCCAGCCGAGCTGCTCCGTCACCGTCCCCGAGGCCAGCGGGCCCACGATCGACGGAATGATCCAGCTCGCCGCGAACGCCGCCAGGATCTTCGGCCGCAGATGCTCCGGGTACGCCCGCCCGATGACCACGTACAGCGCGACGATCACCAGACCGCCGCCCAGCCCCTGCACCGCCCGGCCCAGGATGAACAGCCACATCGCCGTCGCCGTCCCCGACAGCACCAGGCCGACGGCGAAGGCCGCGATACCGGTGGCCAGCGGGCGCAGCGGACCGTCCCGGTCCGCCCACTGCCCGGCCACCACCATGCCCAGCAGGCTGGTCGTGAAGTACGACGAGAACGCGAACGCGTACACCTCGACGCCGTTCAGCTCCCGTGCCGCGACCGGCATCGCCGTGCCCACGGCCGTCGCCTCGAAGGCGATCAGCAGCACCACCGCGATGATCCCGATGCTGAGCGCCCGGTACGTACGGCTGAGCACCCCGTCCTCCGGCCGAAGGGCGTCCGGTCCGGTGTCCACGGCGAGGGGACGCTCCTGGGAGGCGGATATGACGGGTCCTGCGGGCTGCTGGGTGACCTCCGGGCCACGGGGTTCGAGGGCGCTCATCAGCCCAGGGTAAGTGGCATAGCCAACGATGGAACCTGTCGCGGGGCGGGGATCGTCTTCATCCCTTCGACCTAGTCCCGGAGCGGGGTCTGTGAACGGAGCATGGCGGTCGTGTTGCGGGGCACCCGATTCCCTTGGTCCACAACGCGGGTGGGGCCTACGGTCGTGACCAGAGGGAAGGCCCGGCCGGGTGGAGCACAGGGGAAACCCGGCGGGAGAAACTCACGACCGTGTACCCGAGAGGTTCAGGGACTCGTCTGCAAAACGAGTTACGCCGGTTCGATTCCGGTCACGGTCTCGGTCCGTCCCGCCTTCGGGCGGGCGACCCATGGCAGCGCCCATGGCAACAGGGAACGGGTCCGGCCGTCCCCCTCCGGCGGAAGGGGGGCGGCCGGACTTGCGCTGTCCGGAGGCCGTCGCGCTCTGCCGCGGCCGGTGCACTCAAGACGCTTACGACCGCTGCGCCGGTGGTACGCCGCCTTCCGCCCGGCGCCCCGCAGGCGCCCCGTACCCCTTACTCCACCCTCGCCTCCCCGGCCCGCGCCATCACCGCGTCCACCGTCTCCGCCGGTGTCAGCCCGGCCGAGTCCAGCCAGAGCCCGATCCTCGGCGTCTCCGCCCTCAGCAGCGCGTCCATGCCCTCCGGGGTCCAGCCCAGTCCGTAACCGGTCTTCGGGCGCTGCTCCTCCCGGGCCGCGACCGCCGATGCGTCCGGGGCGAGGACGACCACGTACAGCGGGCGGGTGCGGACCAGGGAGACGAACGCGGGAAGCTCCTCCCCGATCACGATGTCCTGGACGATCGCCGTCCAGCCCGCCTCCGCGTACAGATCGGCGGTGTGCGCGGCGATCCGGTGGCGGAGCCTGAGCTGTTCCAGCACCTCCGCCCGGCCGGCCTCGTCCGCGCCCATGTCCGCCCGGCCGGACACCAGCATCCGGCGGAACGCGTCGCCGCGGACGTGCGCGGAACGGGGCAGCCGCTCGGCCAGGGCCTGGGCGACGGTGGACTTCCCGGCGGCCATGATGCCGGTGACGAGAACGACGGAGGCAGGCGCGGCAGGGGCGAAAGGGGCGTGGTGGTGATCGGTCATGGGGCGACGCTATGCACGGGCCCCGGGCTTTCTCCACGCATTTCCACCGGCGCCGGAGTTACGTGTGGGCCACCGCCGCCTGCGGGCGGATCGGGAGGCGGTTGACCGGGCGGCCCGTCGCCGCGCGGACCGCCGCCGCCACCGCCGCCGGGGACGTGACCACCGGCACCGCGCTCACGGGCTTCGCGCCGAAGGAGGCGACGACGTCCCGCTCCTCCACCAGCTTCACGATCCGGATGTCCGGCGCGTCGAGCGCCGTCGGCAGCGGATAGCCGGTCAGATCGGGGCGGCGGACGACGCCGCGGTTGGTGCGGAGGTTCTCCGTCAGGGCCGTACCGACCCCGAGGGTGACGCCCGCTTCGATCCGGACCGCGAGCTGCGCCGGGTTGAGGATCCGGCCGACGTCCTGGGCGACCGCCATCTCCACCACCCGGACCGCGCCCAGCTCGATGTCGACGTCGACGACCGCGCGCACCGCGCAGAACGCCAGACCGACGAAGGCATCGCCCTGACCGGCCTCGTCGAGCGGTTCGGTCGGATGCGGGCGGCACTGCGCGGTCGCCCACAGCTCCTTGCCCTCCAGGGCCTCCGCGACGGTGACCGAGAGCACCCCGTCGTACGAGGTGATCTTGCCGTCGGCGATCTGGAGCAGCTCCGTGGACATGCCGAACTGGTGCGCCAGTGGCTGGAGGAGCTGCGTACGGACCATCTTCGCGGCGCGCTCGACCGCACCGCCCGAAACCCAGGTGTGGCGTCCGTGGCAGGAGGCGCCCGCCGGGGGCTGGTCGGTGTCGACGGAGGCGATGTGGACCTCGTCGACGCCGAGGGTCTCCTGGACGATCTGGCGGGCGAGCGTACTGAATCCGGATCCGGTCTCGACGGCCGCGCAGATGACCGTGGCCGTGCCGTCCTGGACCTTGACCGTGGCCGTGGACACCTCGTCGGTGCCCTCCGCGCCCAGCATATGGACCATGCCGAGGGCATAGCCGACGCCCCGGCGGACGGCGGCGGGCTCGCCCGCGCCCTCGGGTCCGCCGGGCAGCAGCCAGTCGTCCTCGGGCGAGTCCTTCGGCAGCGCGGGGAGGGGATGGTCGCGTACGGCTTCCAGCAGTTCGGCGACGGGCGCCGGGCAGGTGACCGTCTGGCCGGTGGGCAGGATGTCGCCGGTGGCCAGGACGTTGCGGAGCCGGATGTCGGTGGGGTCCATGCCGAGCTTGTTCGCCAGCTTGTCCATCTGCGCCTCGTAGGCGGCGCAGACCTGCATGGCGCCCTCGCCGCGGACATGGCCCGACGGGGGGTTGTTGGTGCGGACGGCCCAGCCCTCGATGAAGGCGTGCGGGACGACGTAGGGGCCGCAGGCGAAGGCGACGGCCGCGGCCAGCGACTCCGACGAGGAGTCGGCGTAGGCGCCCGCGTCCAGCAGGAGCTGGGCCTCCACCTTCACCAGCCGGCCCTCGGCGTCGGCGTGGTGGCGGTAGCGGAGCAGGGTGGGGTGGCGGTGGGCGTGCCCGAGGAAGGACTCCTCGCGGGTGGCGGTCAGCTTCACCGGGCAGCCGGTGCGCAGCGCCAGCAGGCCCAGCGGAAGCTGGAAGCCGGGGTCCTCGCGGTCGCCGGTGGCGCCGGGCACCCCGGTGACGACGATCTTCACCCGGTCCGGTTCGAGGCCGAAGCAGGAGGCGGCCAGATCCCGGTCGGTGTGCGGGTCGGTGGAGGCGACGTACAGCTCGACGCCGCCGTCGGGGCGGGGGACGGCGAGTCCGGCCTCGGCCCCGATCGGCGCGGGGTCCTGGCGGCCGATGCGGTAGAGGCCCTCGACGACGACCTCGCCGGTGACATCGGGGTCGCCGTAGCGGAGCGGGATGTGCCGGATCAGATTGCCGTCGGGGTGGAGCGGCTGTGCCTCGAAGGCGAGTTCGGGGTCGGTGACGGGCTCCAGGAGCTCGTACTCGACGGCGATGGCGGCGGCGGCCAGCCGGGCGGTGTCCGGGTGGTCGGCGGCGACGGCGGCGATCGCCTCGCCGTGGTGGCGGACCAGTTCGGCGGCGAAGACCGGGCGGTCGGCGATCCGGCGGCCGTAGGCGCTGTCACCCGGGATATCGCGGTGGGTGATGACGGCCCGGACGCCCTTCATCCGCTCCGCGGCCGAGGTGTCGACGGAGGTGATGCGGGCGTGCGGATGCGGCGAGCGCAGGATCGCGGCCCACAGCAGGCCTTCGGCCCAGAGGTCGGAGGCGTACGGGAAGGTGCCCCCGGTCTTGGCGCGGGCGTCGGCCGGGGGCAGCGAGGTGCCGAGGCCGTGGGGCGGCGGCCCGGGGACCGGTTCGGAGCCGGGTCCGGAGACCGCTGCCGTCCGGAGCGTCGCGGTGGTGGTCGCCGTGGCGTCGGTGGTCACGCCATGCCTCCGTCATGGGGGTGGGGCTGCACACTACCCGCGCCGGGCGGCGCCTGGTGCGGAATGCGGGCTTCCGGGCCGGGGGCCTCCGCCGGGGATCCGGCGCCCTCCTCCGCCGCCGCGGCGCTCGCCTCGCGCTCGGCGACGACCTGGTGCACGGCGTCCAGCACCCCGCGGTAGCCGGAGCAGCGGCAGAGGTTGCCGCAGAGCGCCTGACGGGTCTCCAGGTCGGTGGGGCGGTGGTTGCCCTCCAGCAGATCGTGGACGGTCATCGCCATGCCGGGGATGCAGAAGCCGCACTGGACGGCCCGCTGCTCGGCCAGGGCCCGCTGGACGTCGGAGGGTTCGCCGTCGGCGGCCAGTCCCTCGACCGTACGGACCTCGGTTCCGGCGGCGGTCGCGGCGGGCACCAGGCAGGAGGCCACGAGCCGGCCGTCGACCTGGACGTTGCAGGCTCCGCACTCGCCCTGGGAGCAGCCGTCCTTGGCACCCGCGAGGCCGAGGCGCTCGCGGAGCACGTACAGCAGGGACTCGCCGATCCAGGCGTCGGTGACGGGCCGGTCGGTGCCGTTGACACGCAGGACGTACGAGGTGGGCGGGTGCTCCTCGAAGTCGGCGACGACCGGTTCGAGTGAGGTTTCGGGTTCGGGTTCGGGCGCGGGCGCCGCGGACTCGGGTTCCGGCTCCGGTTCCGGTTCGAGTTCCGGGTGGGGGTCGGCCGTGGCCTCCGGCTCGGCTTCCGGCTCCGGTTCGGGCTCGGTCTCGGCGGCGGGGGCTTCGGCTTCCGGCTCGGGTGCGGGCTCCGGCTCGGGGGCCTCGGCGGCCGGTGGATGGGCCGGGTGTCCGGCCGGCTGCTCGACGGCGGGCGCGGCAGTCTGCGGTACGGCGGGCTGCCCGGCGGGGTCCGCAGTCTCCACCGGCGGGGCGTAACCGGCCGGACCGCCGTGCTCGACCGCTTCCGGTGCCTCCGGGTGCGTGACCGTCCCGGCGTGCAGGTGCGGCTCCGGCGCCCACGGCGCGGACGCGCCGCCCGGCAGGGTCGCGGGCGCCCCCGAGGCCCAGGACGCCTCCGTGGCGCCCGGGAGGGTGTCCTGGGGGGCCGCGGGCACGTCGTGGGCCTCCGGGGCAGGCGCGTGCCACTGCTGCCCCTGGAGCATGGCGGTGGTGTACTCGCCGGTCTCCTCGGGGAGATCGCCGCGGGCGACCGGGATGGTCCACTGCCCGGTGACATCGGTCGCGGGCCCGGCGCCCTGCTGGTCCGTGACGTCCGGGAAGACCCACTGGCCGGTGGCGTGCGGATCGTGCGGGCGGTGCGGCGCGTCCGCGTAGGGCGCGGCGGGCTCGGGCCAGCCGCCGTGCGGCTGCCCCGGGGCGTGCCCGTGGCCGTGGTCCTCGGGCAGCCGGGCCTCCGGCGGCACCTGGGGATCGGCGACGGGCGTCAGCGGCAGAATCATCGGCGGTACGTAGCCGTGGCCCGGCGCCTCCAGCGGCGCGGCGTGCAGCGCTTCCTCCGGGGGCAGTTGGACGAACGCGGTGGCCTCGTGGTCGAACGCGCCCTGGGGCATGGGCTGCCAGCCGCCGTGCCCCGGCTGCTGCGGGTACTGCGGATGGCGCCCTTGATGCTGATGCCCGTGCTGGTGCTCCCCTGGGTGCTCACCGCCCTGCACACGGTGGTCGTCAGCCGGATTGCCGTCGGTGCCGTTGATGTTGTCGTTGGAGCCGTTCACGACAGCGCCCTCCCCAGTGCACGCCGGGCCAGCGCGGCGACCGTGCGCCGCAGATGCAGTACCGCGGGCGACAGCACCTGCTGTTCCTCGCCCGCGGCGGCCGGTTCCGGATCCGGGATGCAGGCGGCGGCGACGTACTCGCCGAAGGCCGCCAGCGCCTCGGCCGCGAGCCCGCGCTCGCCGTCCCAGTCGATCAGCGACGCGATCCAGCGCTCGGCCTCCAGCGGGCGCAGCGGCATCGGCGCGATGGCGCCGACGGCGCAGCGCACCCCGCGCCGCTGCGGGTCGAGGACGACCGCGACCGAGGCGGTCGCCCGGCCGGGACCGGTGCGTCCGGTGGCCTTCAGGAAGACCTGGGGCGCATGGAGCAGCGGGACCCGGACGAAGCCGATGAGTTCGGCGGGTCCGAGCAGATCGCGGCCCGTCAGCAGATGGGCGACGGGGATCTCCCGGCGGATGCCGCCGGGGCCCGCGATGATCAGCTCGGCCTCCAGGGCGGCGAGCACGGGCAGGGTGTCCCCGGTGGGCGCTGCGGAGGCGATATTGCCGCCGAGCGTGCCCGCGTTGCGGATCTGCGGCGGTCCGGCCGCGCGCGCGGACGCGGCGAGCGCGGGGATCAGCGCGGCGAAGTCGGGCCGCCCCATGCGCGCGTGGGTGAGTCCGGCGCCGAGGAGGGCGTGTCCGCCGTCCTGGTAGCGCCAGCTCCGGAGCTCGCTGATCCGGCCGAGGCCGACGAGCCCCGCGGGCCGCAACTGCCCCCGGTTGACCGCGGCCATGAGGTCGGTGCCGCCCGCGACCGGTACGGCCGCAGGCATGGCCGCCAGCGCAGCCACGGCTTCGTCGAGCGAACCCGGCAGCGTCACCGACTGCGATGTCCGCGGTGCGTGCGTGGTCACCTAGCTGCCCCTTCCCGGTGTACCGGCGTCCCGCCTGTGTTGCCGTACCGTACGTGCTCACAGCCCGGACGTGGCAACTCTGGCACATCTTCCGGACCGACCGGCGGGAGGGTCCACGAAGGACCCGTCCACGACAGATGCCACCTTTACTACCCCGATGCACCCCTTTCACCCGCGCCATCCGGCATCCCCCGCAGAGCCCGAAATGGCATGGCACGCCCGGGAGTACCCGAAACACTCGGTCCCGGTGGAGAACTCCCGCTTCCGCCCACCGCGGCGGGCACTCCCCGGCGGGGGAGGCGGAGCGGCCGGACCGTCGGGGCATGCCGAAGGGGCCGGACACCGGGACACAGCCCGGCACCCGGCCCCGTCGCACACCGGGATGCGGCCCCGGCAGCGACGTGTCACACGTTCGGCGGGGCCCCTTCGATCGGGCGGCCCTTGATGCCCGGGCGCTTCTGCCAGGGCAGCGGACCGGCGGGGCGCCGGTAGTCGACGCCGAGCGCCTCAAGACGCGGATAGTGCGCGCCCATCCGGCCCTCGAATCCGGCCCAGTCCCGGTCCGCCGGGGCGCCCAGCGGCGACCAGGCGACCTCGGCGAAGGCCGCGAGCCGCGGGAAGACCTGGTAGTCGATGCGGGAACGGTCCTGCATGACCTCGGTCCAGACGTTCGCCTGGGTGCCCAGGACCCGGGCCGCCGCCTCCGGTTCCAGGCTCGGCGGAACGGGTTCGAAGCGGTAGACGTCCTCCAGGGTGCGGACGAAGCCGATCGGCATCGGCTCGTCCGGCCCGCCGTGCTGGCGGTGGTCCAGATAGACCTGCTGCTCGGGGCACATCACCACGTCATGGCCCGCCCGCGCGGCCTCGATACCGCCGCCGTAGCCGCGCCAGGAGGAGACCGCGGCGCCCGGTGCGAGCCCGCCCTCCAGGATCTCGTCCCAGCCGATGAGCCGGCGGCCGCGCTCGGCCAGCCAGGTGTCGAAGTGGCGGATGAACCACGACTGGAGGCCGTCCTCGTCGCCGACGCCCAGCTCCGCGATCCGGGCCTGTGCCGCCGGGGACGCCTTCCACTGGTCCTTGGGGCATTCGTCGCCGCCCATGTGGACGAAGGGCGAGACCTCGGCCGGGAAGAGGTCCAGGACCTCCTCCAGCACGCCCTCGTAGAACCGCAGGACGTTCTCCGTGGGGGCCAGCACGTTCGGGCTGACGCCCCAGTCGCCCCACGGCTCCAGCTTCGCGGTGTCGACGACATCCGTGTTGCCGAGCTCCGGATAGGCGGCGATCGCGGCCTGGGAGTGCCCGGGGAGGTCGATCTCGGGCACGACCCGGATATGCCGCTCGGCGGCGTACGCGACGATCTCCCGGATGTCGTCCTGGGTGTAGTAACCGCCGTACGGCTTCTCGTCCCACAGCTCCGAGGCGCGGTGGCCCCACTTCGTCCGCGGCCGCCAGGCGCCGACCTCGGTGAGCCGGGGGTGGCGCTTGATCTCGATGCGCCAGCCCTGGTCGTCGGTGAGGTGGAAGTGGAAGACGTTCAGCTTGTGCGCGGCGATCAGGTCGAGCATCCGCAGGACGTCGCTCTTGGCGGTGAAGTGCCGGGACACGTCCAGCATCAGCCCGCGCCAGCCGAACCGCGGCTCGTCCTCGACGGTCTGCGCGGGGATCGCGGGGATCGCCGATCCGGCGCCGGGCGCGGCCCG
Encoded proteins:
- a CDS encoding MFS transporter, which translates into the protein MSALEPRGPEVTQQPAGPVISASQERPLAVDTGPDALRPEDGVLSRTYRALSIGIIAVVLLIAFEATAVGTAMPVAARELNGVEVYAFAFSSYFTTSLLGMVVAGQWADRDGPLRPLATGIAAFAVGLVLSGTATAMWLFILGRAVQGLGGGLVIVALYVVIGRAYPEHLRPKILAAFAASWIIPSIVGPLASGTVTEQLGWRWVFLGIPALVVFPLALALPAIRRMTAGPADPSAPRAPFDRHRIRLALAISIGAGLLQYSAQDLVWLSLIPAAAGAALLVPAVLGLLPKGTYRAARGLPSVVLLRGVAAGSFIAAESFIPLMLVTQRGLSPTMAGFSLAAGGLTWAAGSFLQSRPRMEPYREKLMATGMVLCGLAIAAAPTVLIDAVPVWTLAITWALGCFGMGMVIASTSVMLLKLSAPEEAGANSAALQISDGLSNIMLLAAGGAAFAALGGGAVGHHAATAASSSGGSHPAAFAVVFIPMALVAILGAWVTTRLKPPVAEAV
- a CDS encoding AAA family ATPase gives rise to the protein MTDHHHAPFAPAAPASVVLVTGIMAAGKSTVAQALAERLPRSAHVRGDAFRRMLVSGRADMGADEAGRAEVLEQLRLRHRIAAHTADLYAEAGWTAIVQDIVIGEELPAFVSLVRTRPLYVVVLAPDASAVAAREEQRPKTGYGLGWTPEGMDALLRAETPRIGLWLDSAGLTPAETVDAVMARAGEARVE
- a CDS encoding xanthine dehydrogenase family protein molybdopterin-binding subunit is translated as MTTDATATTTATLRTAAVSGPGSEPVPGPPPHGLGTSLPPADARAKTGGTFPYASDLWAEGLLWAAILRSPHPHARITSVDTSAAERMKGVRAVITHRDIPGDSAYGRRIADRPVFAAELVRHHGEAIAAVAADHPDTARLAAAAIAVEYELLEPVTDPELAFEAQPLHPDGNLIRHIPLRYGDPDVTGEVVVEGLYRIGRQDPAPIGAEAGLAVPRPDGGVELYVASTDPHTDRDLAASCFGLEPDRVKIVVTGVPGATGDREDPGFQLPLGLLALRTGCPVKLTATREESFLGHAHRHPTLLRYRHHADAEGRLVKVEAQLLLDAGAYADSSSESLAAAVAFACGPYVVPHAFIEGWAVRTNNPPSGHVRGEGAMQVCAAYEAQMDKLANKLGMDPTDIRLRNVLATGDILPTGQTVTCPAPVAELLEAVRDHPLPALPKDSPEDDWLLPGGPEGAGEPAAVRRGVGYALGMVHMLGAEGTDEVSTATVKVQDGTATVICAAVETGSGFSTLARQIVQETLGVDEVHIASVDTDQPPAGASCHGRHTWVSGGAVERAAKMVRTQLLQPLAHQFGMSTELLQIADGKITSYDGVLSVTVAEALEGKELWATAQCRPHPTEPLDEAGQGDAFVGLAFCAVRAVVDVDIELGAVRVVEMAVAQDVGRILNPAQLAVRIEAGVTLGVGTALTENLRTNRGVVRRPDLTGYPLPTALDAPDIRIVKLVEERDVVASFGAKPVSAVPVVTSPAAVAAAVRAATGRPVNRLPIRPQAAVAHT
- a CDS encoding 2Fe-2S iron-sulfur cluster-binding protein, with product MPQGAFDHEATAFVQLPPEEALHAAPLEAPGHGYVPPMILPLTPVADPQVPPEARLPEDHGHGHAPGQPHGGWPEPAAPYADAPHRPHDPHATGQWVFPDVTDQQGAGPATDVTGQWTIPVARGDLPEETGEYTTAMLQGQQWHAPAPEAHDVPAAPQDTLPGATEASWASGAPATLPGGASAPWAPEPHLHAGTVTHPEAPEAVEHGGPAGYAPPVETADPAGQPAVPQTAAPAVEQPAGHPAHPPAAEAPEPEPAPEPEAEAPAAETEPEPEPEAEPEATADPHPELEPEPEPEPESAAPAPEPEPETSLEPVVADFEEHPPTSYVLRVNGTDRPVTDAWIGESLLYVLRERLGLAGAKDGCSQGECGACNVQVDGRLVASCLVPAATAAGTEVRTVEGLAADGEPSDVQRALAEQRAVQCGFCIPGMAMTVHDLLEGNHRPTDLETRQALCGNLCRCSGYRGVLDAVHQVVAEREASAAAAEEGAGSPAEAPGPEARIPHQAPPGAGSVQPHPHDGGMA
- a CDS encoding FAD binding domain-containing protein, which produces MTTHAPRTSQSVTLPGSLDEAVAALAAMPAAVPVAGGTDLMAAVNRGQLRPAGLVGLGRISELRSWRYQDGGHALLGAGLTHARMGRPDFAALIPALAASARAAGPPQIRNAGTLGGNIASAAPTGDTLPVLAALEAELIIAGPGGIRREIPVAHLLTGRDLLGPAELIGFVRVPLLHAPQVFLKATGRTGPGRATASVAVVLDPQRRGVRCAVGAIAPMPLRPLEAERWIASLIDWDGERGLAAEALAAFGEYVAAACIPDPEPAAAGEEQQVLSPAVLHLRRTVAALARRALGRALS
- a CDS encoding beta-N-acetylhexosaminidase: MSDTAATAGAGERTAGSAGPVGAAGLIPAPVSVTAVPDGGAFTPDSATALAAGPGTETTERWLRGTVGGALGLPLPPGPAGAPNTVTLVVDAELAPEAYRLTVTAGTGVEIRGGSGAGVFWGAQTLRQLLGPGAFRAAPGAGSAIPAIPAQTVEDEPRFGWRGLMLDVSRHFTAKSDVLRMLDLIAAHKLNVFHFHLTDDQGWRIEIKRHPRLTEVGAWRPRTKWGHRASELWDEKPYGGYYTQDDIREIVAYAAERHIRVVPEIDLPGHSQAAIAAYPELGNTDVVDTAKLEPWGDWGVSPNVLAPTENVLRFYEGVLEEVLDLFPAEVSPFVHMGGDECPKDQWKASPAAQARIAELGVGDEDGLQSWFIRHFDTWLAERGRRLIGWDEILEGGLAPGAAVSSWRGYGGGIEAARAGHDVVMCPEQQVYLDHRQHGGPDEPMPIGFVRTLEDVYRFEPVPPSLEPEAAARVLGTQANVWTEVMQDRSRIDYQVFPRLAAFAEVAWSPLGAPADRDWAGFEGRMGAHYPRLEALGVDYRRPAGPLPWQKRPGIKGRPIEGAPPNV